DNA from Amorphoplanes friuliensis DSM 7358:
GTCGGTCATGCGGCCCCACTCGTCCCACGGCAACATCTCGACCTTGTTGAGGCAGGCGAGGTCCCGGATGGCGTTGCCGCGGATCTCCCCCGGGCCGAAGTTTTCCGTGCCGGGCACACCGAACTGCATGGCGTCGATGCGGCCCTCGCGGAACGCGATCCACGCCTCGCCGCCGGTCAGGAACTCCCCCTCGGCCAGGTCCCCGGGGTTCGGCACAAGCGAACTGCCCAGGGTCTCCGGGTCGATGCGGACCCAGCGGTCGTTCTCGCGGTATTCGGTGACCCAGTGGTCCAGGCCCTTGCCGGCCTGGAAGTACGTGCCGAAGCCGCAGCGGACCTTGGCCGGAATCCCGCGGTAGCGCAGCAGGGCCCCGGCGAGCACCGCGAAGTGCCGGCAGGTGCCGATCACCCGCTGGGCGGGCTCGCGTGCGACGGTCAGCGGGGCCGGGTTGAGCGCCAGCAGGGCGCCGACGATGCTGTCCGTCGACCGGAGCTGGTTCTCGGCGAAACGGTTCTCGACAATGCCGAGCTTCTGGGCGTCGTGGGGCTGGATCACCAGGTGGCGTACCAGGTTGCAGATCTCGAAGCCCGTGGCCGGCAGGTCGTCCAGTCCGGCTGCGTGAGTCGCGCTGATCGTTGTCAATGGACCGGCTGCCGCGTAGTCAATCGTCCCCGTCATGGGCGAGATACTAGTGAGGATGGGCATCGATTACGGATACGACCTCTACCTGCCGACTCACGCGGTCGGGAAGGCCCTGCTGGCTGTAGCTGCCATCGCCCGGGAAGACATCGGGTCGGTGGAGGTGGTCGCGCCCGGCGGGGAGCGGATCACCCTGCCGTTCCGCGGGAAGCCGGCGAACGACGTGGACCACTGGTCGCTCGACGCGTGCCTGTACTTTCCACTCGGCGACGAAGCGATCCGTGCGTGGGCTGAAGTGGAACGACGCGAAGGCCGGCAGGACGCCCAGGAGCGGATCTGGGTCGGTTCGATCTATCTGTACTTCTGGCGGGACAGCGGACTGCGTCCCGGATATTCACGGCTGGACTTCACCGCAGCTACCACCAGCATGAGCCGGTTGTTCGAGCAGTCGGCCAGCATTCGGGGCACTTTCACCGAGCTGGCCAAGTCCGTCGGTGCCGCCCGCCTCGTGCTGGACCGGGAAGGCGACGGCGACGAGGTCTGCTGGTCGGGCGACGACGTGTGATGGCCGCAAGCGGCCACCGCCCCCGATGACAAGCCGTGGCGGACCACGATGGCGGGCATGCGTCGCTTGATGGTTGTTGCGCTTGCGCTGACAGTGGTGGCCGGCGGTTGTGGCAAGGAGGCGGTGCCCGACGAGCCGGTTGCGTTCGGCGCGGCTCCGCCGGTGTCCTCCCAGCTGGAGATCACGGCACCCGCCGGTGACGTCGTGCCCGCCGCGAGCTGGCCCAGCGCCTGCAAGTTCCTCACCGACGAAGAGCTCAAGGCGGTACTGCCGCAGGCCACCGACATCAAGCGGGTACCCCAGGGGGTCTCCATCGTGTCGATCTCCGACAAGAGCCAGACCTCGGTGGCCCCGGAGGGTTCCTGCAGTTACAAGTTCGGCCTCGAGGGCGCCGCGGCCGAGGAGTTCATCTCGAGCCTGATCGTCACCATCGACGCGGTGGCCGACCCCGAGCTGATCGAGGAGCACTACACCGAGACCCGCACCTCCGAGAGCAAACGGGACGACCGGAAGCAGTTCGAGAACCAGAGCGATCTCGGGCCCGACGACTGTTACAGCTGGCTCTACGCCACGTCGGAGTTCCACCTCGTCTGCCGTCAGGGTCCGATGATGTTCGAGGTCCGGGGCAACGGCTCCGGCTCGTTCACCGGGGTGAACGACACCGACCTGACGGCCCGGGCCCGGGTCTGGCTGGAGAAGGCCCAGGCCCCGGCCGCGAAGATCATCGCCGCGAAGGTGCCCTGAGGCTCAGGGCCAGGGAGCGCAGCAAGGGCCAGTAGATGCGGGCCGAGTCCGACAGAGCGCCGAAGTGGGAAGACGCGTTGTCCTTCAGATAGGTCGTGTCGATGACGACCTCGTCCATCGGCCGGCCGGTCCGCACCGCCTCGATCAGAACGCTCATCTCGTACTCGAAGCGTTCGCCCTGGACCGTCAGCAGCCACTCGAGCTGATCGGCGGGGAATGCCCGCAGGCCGGTCTGGGTGTCCTGCACCGGACGGCCGGTCGCCGCCCGGAACAGCGTCTGCGTCACCGCGTTGCCGAACTTGCTGCGCAGCGGCACATCGTCCTCGAACTGGCGCACGCCCAGCACGATATGGCCGGTCTCCGCAGCCCGCGCGGCCACCCGCAGGATGTCCTCGACACTGTGCTGGCCGTCAGCATCGGCGCAGACGACCGTCTGGCCAGGACGGTGCTCAGCCGCGTACCGGAAGCCGGTTTTGAGGGCCTCGCCCTTGCCCCGGTTGCGGTCGTGGCGCAGGACCGTCGCGCCGAGGGTTTCGGAGGTCTCGAGGACCTGGGTGGACGGTGGTCCGCTGCCGTCGTCGACGACGAGCAGGTCGGCCTCCGGGGCGGCGGCGCGCAGCTCGGTGAGCAGGCTGGGCAGCCGGTCGCTCGGTTGGTAGACCGGGAAGAGCAGGATCACCAGGGCCTCCTAGGCGGGTCCCGGTCGCCTTACCCTTTTTACGAAGCCGACAATCCGCGCAGGAGGGCGACCATCCTCCGTTCGCGCCGCAGAAGCCGGTCAGCGTCGCGGGTCCCGAGCAGACCGAGCCGCGCGGCCAGGTGCACGGCCCGCTCGCCGCGGCGTGCTCCGGCCTGGTCGTTCTCCGTTACCGGTACGCCCAGAAGCGCCGGACCCCGCAGCCCGAGCACCTTGCCGGCCAGGAACCTGACCCGCGGCAGATGCCACGCATGGGTGACCAGCCCGAGTGGCTGCGCGGGTGTGAAGACGTGCCCGTCGAGCAGCCCGTCCTCCACGGTGTGCAGCAGGTTCTCCAGCGTGCTGCGCGACCGCGTCTCGGCCCGCAGCTCGGCGAAGCGGTCCAGCCCGGCCGCCTGAGCCTCGCGCAGCATCAGGTCACCCTCGCGGGAGCCGTCCGGTGGCTCGGGTGCGCCCTCGCAGGCCTCGGCCCAGCCGCCGGTGAAGACGATCCGCCCGGCGAACGCGTGCGCGCGGGCGTAGGCAGCGGCGGCCCGGACCCGGGCGGAGCTGGACGCGGTCAGCGAGAACCGGTCATCGGCGCAGGTCAGCCCGCGCCCGAAGACCAGCAGCAGGGAGGCGGTCGGCATGGCTCCCCAGCGTAGATCAGAGCGGGACCGGTCCGCCCCACAGGCGCAGGAAGAGGACGCCGAGCGCGTCGAGGATCATCAGCAGGAACGGGTAGGTCAGGGGGAAGAAGCAGCAGACGAGCAGGATCAGCACGCCGATGTTCTTGTCCTCGAACCACAGGCGGTAGCCCTGCATACCCGGGCCGGGCTGCTTCTGCGCCGACCACAGGATGCCGAAGCCGTCCAGCGGCGGCATCGGGATCAGCGCGAGCAGGCCGAAGGCCAGCAGGCCCACGGCCAGGCACAACAGCACCTGCTCGGCCAGTGGCAGCGTGAAGCCGCGCAGCACGTCCGACATGTTCAGGGCGGACAGGTAGTTGTCCGGGAAGAGCAGCACGTAGGCCAGGAACAGCAGCTGGGCGACCAGGATGCACACGATCGGGCCCGACGCGAAGACCAGAGCCGCGCGGCCGCGGCCCTGATAGCGCGGGATCTCGTCGACCGAGATGGTCTTGCCCCAGCCCATGCCGCCCACGGCGGCGGCGACCGCGCCGAACGGGTCGATGTCCTCGCGCAGGCGTGGGGCGACGGGCTCGCGGCGTTCGGTCAGGTGCAGGGCGCGGGCGGTGACGCGGATGGCGACAGCGCGCAGCAGCAGCCCGAGCAGGAAGGCGCCGACCAGCGCGACGAACGCGACCGGTTCGCCGAGGGCGAAGAGCAAGTCAGCCTCGTTCGTCCTTCGCGGCGATGACCTCGCGGGCGAGCTGGCGGTAGTTGCGGGCGCCGGACGAGGCCGGGTCCAGGCTGGTGATCGGCGCGCCGGCCACCGTGGACTCCGGGAACTTCACCGTCTTGGTGATGACCGTCTGGTAGACCTTGTCGCCGAACGCCTCCACGACCCGCTGCAGCACCTGGCGGCAGTGGGTGGTGCGGCTGTCGTACATGGTGGCGAGGATGCCTTCGAGCTCGAGGTCGAAGTTGAGCCGCTCGCGGACCTTGTCGATGGTGTCGAGCAGCAGCGCCACACCGCGAAGGCTGAAGAACTCGCACTCCAGCGGGATGAGCACGCCGTGCGCGATGGTCAGGGCGTTGATCGCCAGCAGGCCCAGGGAGGGCTGGCAGTCGATCAGGATGAAGTCGTACTCCTTGCGGACCGTGCGCAGGACCCGGGCCAGCGCCATCTCGCGGGCGACCTCGTTGACCAGCTGGATCTCGGCCGCGGACAGGTCGATGTTGGCCGGCAGCAGGTGCAGCCCGGCCACATCGGTCTTGATGATGACGTCCTCGGCGGTGACATCGTCCTGCATGAGCAGGTTGTAGATGCTCAGGTCGAGGTTGTGCGGGTTGACGCCGAGACCGACCGAGCAGGCGCCCTGCGGGTCGAAGTCGACGAGCAGCACCTTGCGGCCGTACTCCGCCAGCGCCGCACCCAGGTTGATGGTCGTCGTGGTCTTGCCGACGCCACCCTTCTGGTTGGCGAGCGCGATGATCCGCGCCGGGCCGTGCCGATCGGTCGGCATGGGCTCGGGGATCGGGCGGCGCATCGTGTACGCCGTGGGGTCGGCGGGTCCGAGGTCGGCACCGAGATCGAGGGAGCTCTGCTGGTCGCGCAGGGCCGAGGTCCACGCCTCCGCGCGATCGTGGTTCCCGCTCATCTACCTAGCCCCCTCTCGACCCGCAGCCGGAGCCGATGCCCGACTGTACGCCACGGAGACCGCCCATCCGGGGTCAGCCGTTCGGCGTGTCGCGCCGACTCACGCTCACCTTTCAACGAGCGCGCGGGTGCGAGGTCGCGTACACCTCGCGAAGTCGGTCCACTGTCACCAGGGTGTAGACCTGCGTGGTCGTCACGGAGGCGTGCCCGAGCAGCTCCTGGACGACGCGGACGTCGGCGCCGCCGTCGAGCAGATGGGTGGCGTAGGAGTGCCGCAGTGTGTGCGGGGACACGGCGTGGGGTCCCTCGACCGGGAGCCCGGCGGCCTCGGCGGCGCGGTGCAGGATCGTCCACGCGCTCTGCCGCGACAGCGGTCCCCCGCGCTGGTTGAGGAAGACCGCCGGTGTGCCCCGGCCCTTCGACGCCAGTTCCGGCCGTTGCTGCACCAGGTACGCCTCCAGCGCCGTCCGGGCGTACCGTCCGAGCGGGACGAGCCGGGTCCGCCCGCCCTTGCCGTGCAGGGTGACCGCCGGATCGCCCTCGAAGGACAGGTCGTCGACAGCCAGACCGACCGCCTCGGAGATGCGCGCGCCCGTGCCGTACAGGAACTCCAGCAGGGCCTTGTCGCGCAGCGATGTCGGGACCTCCAGCAGCCGCGTGACCTGGTCGACGTCGAGGGCCTTGGGCAGGCGTTTGGGCGGGGCCGGCGGTTTGACGTCGCGGGTCACGTCGTGCGCGACGATGCCCTCGCGGGCGGCGAAACGGTGCAGGCCACGGACCGCGCTCATCGCCCGGGCCGCCGACGCGGTCGACAGCGCCGGATGCTCGGGCGAGCCGGTGCGCAGCTGCGAGAGATGCGAGAAGACTTCGGCTTCGGTGACCGCGGACAGCTCGGTGACGTCGGCCGCTTCCAGGGTCTCCAGGTAACGGTCCAGGTCCCGCCGGTACGAGGCCAGGGTGTTGCGCGACAGGCCGCGCTCGACCGTGAGGTGATCGAGATAGGTCTGCACGGCCCGTCGCAGCACCGCTGAACTCAGCTGAGCACCTCGGCCAGGCTCAGCGCCTGCATGCCGTGCGCCTCGGCCACCGGCCCGTACGTGACGTGCCCGTCGTGGGTGTTGAGGCCCAGGGCCAGCGCCGGGTCGGCCTTGATCGCGTCGCGCCAGCCCAGGTTGGCCAGCTCCAGCGCGTACGGCAGGGTGACGTTGGTCAGGGCGTAGGTGCTGGTGTGCGGGACCGCACCCGGCATGTTGGCCACGCAGTAGAACATCGACTCGTGGACCTTGTAGACCGGGTCCGCGTGCGTGGTCGGCCGGGAGTCCTCGAAGCAGCCGCCCTGGTCGATCGCGATGTCGACGAGCACACTGCCCGGCTTCATCCGCGAGACGAGGTCGTTGGAGATCAGGTTCGGCGCCTTCGCGCCGGGCACCAGCACCGCGCCGATCACCAGGTCGGCGTCGATGACGGCCTTCTCGATCTCGTACGCGTTGGACGCGATCGTCTGCAGGTGTCCGCGGTAGTCGGCGTCGGCCGCACGCAGCCGGGCGATGTTCTTGTCGAGCACCAGCACCTCGGCCTGCATGCCGAGCGCGATCGCCGCGGCGTTCATGCCGGAGACACCCGCGCCGATGACAACGACCTTCGCGGCGTAGACGCCGGGGACGCCACCCATGAGCACGCCGCGGCCGCCACCGGAACGCATCAGGTGGTACGAGCCGACCTGCGGCGCGAGGCGCCCGGCAACCTCGGACATCGGCGCGAGCAGCGGCAGGCTGCGGTCGGGCAGCTCCACCGTCTCGTACGCGATGGCGGTGACCCGGCGGTCCAGCAGCGCGTCGGTGCACTCCTTCGACGCCGCCAGGTGCAGGTAGGTGAAGAGCAGCTGGCCCTCACGCATGCGGGCGTACTCCTCGGCGATGGGCTCCTTGACCTTGAGGATCAGGTCACCGGTCGCCCACACCGCGTCGGGGCCCTCGAGGATCGTGGCGCCCGCGGCGGTGTAGTCCGCGTCCGTGATCGAGGACCCGGCACCCGCGCCGGCCTGCACGAACACCTCGTGGCCGGCCCGGTTCAGCTCGAAGACCCCCGCGGGGGTGATCGCGACCCGGAACTCGTTGTTCTTGACTTCGCTCGGAATGCCGACCTTCATCGAGTCGACACCGTCCTTTCCGGGAGAGACGTCGATGGCTCATACCCGAGACGGGCTGCTTCGCAGACTACCGTCCCACCAAGTGGAAGATACTGCCGCTGTGTTACCTGAAGATCAAGAAGAACTAACCTGGCCATGCCCCATCCGGCTCCTCCGTCACTGCAGGCATCGATCAGTTCTTGTCGTACCCCGGTGAGAATGTGTGCCGGTGCACCTGCGTTACCGATTTCGGATCTACCCGGACGCCGCCCAGCGCCTCGCACTGGCTCGAGCGTTCGGCTGCGCTCGCGTGGTCTTCAACGATGGCCTGCGCATGCGGCGTCAGGCGTGGGAACAGGGCCTTCCGTTCGTGACGAACAGCGAGCTGTCCAAGCAGGTGATTACCGTTGCGAAGAAGACGCCGGAACGGGCCTGGCTCAGTGAGGTCTCCACCGCGGTGCTTCAGCAGGCACTCGGAGATCTCAACGAGGCGTACCGCAACTTCTTCGGTTCTGTGTCAGGCAAGCACAAGGGCCAGAAGATGGCTCCGCCCCGGTTTCGCTCTCGCAAGGACAGCCGGCAAGCGATCCGCTTCACCAAAAACACCCGGTTCAAGATCCTGGACAACGGCAGGCTGCGCTTGCTGAAGGTCGGCGACGTTGCCGTGCGCTGGTCGCGCAGTCTGCCCTCCGAGCCCACCTCGGTGACGATCATCCGGGATGCGGCAGGTCGATACTTCGCGTCCTTCGTTGTCCAGACGGCCGGGAATGACATCCTGCCGCCCCTCGCAACTGAGGTCGGCATCGATCTTGGTCTGACCCACTTCGCCGTGCTGTCGGACGGCACGAAGATCACAGCTCCGAAGTTCCTGCGGCGCGCCGCACGCAAGCTTCGGCGGCTACAGCAAAGTCTGGCCCGCAAGCAGCCGGGCAGCGCGAATCGGAAGAAGGCCGTTGTCAAGGTGGCCCGCGCTCATGCCCGGGTCGCCGACAGCCGGCGGGACTGGCAGCACAAACTCTCCACGACGATCATCCGCGACAACCAAGCGGTGTACGTCGAGGACCTGTGTGTTGCCGGTATCGGGCGAACGAGGCTCGCCAAGTCCGTCCACGACGCTGGGTGGGCTAACTTCACCACCATGCTTGAGTACAAAGCAGCCCGGCACGGACGAACCTTCGCCAAGATTGACCGGTTCTTCCCCTCGACGCGGCAGTGCTCAGCATGTGGCCTGGTCGGCGAGAAGATTCCGCTCAGCACCCGCACGTGGAATTGCGTCTGCGGGACAAGCCATGACAGGGACATCAACGCCGCGCTGAACATCCTGGCCGCCGGACGGGCGGACAGGCTAAACGGCCGTGGAGCGAGCGTAAGTCCGGTATCTGTGCCGGCAGCACGCGGTGAAGCGGAAATCCGCTCGGGCGCCGTGCAGATCGTGCGACGTGCCGGGAATCCCCGACCTTCTGGCGGGGAGAACGTCAAGCCGAGCATCACAACATTCGAACAGCACGGGGACACTTCACAGCTTGAAAGTCACCCGGTCCGCAAGGCTGGTGACGATGCTCACGCCGGACAGCAAGCAGTTGGTAACCGGTCAGGTCAGGCGGACGATCGGTGGATGGACGCCACTCCGCTACCCCTGTCCCTGCTCGATCTGGCACCGATCGCCCCCGGCCACGACGTCCGGGAAAGCTTCCAGGCCAGCGTCGAGCTTGCTCGCGCTGCTGAACGCAGTGGCTACCGGCGGGTCTGGTTCGCCGAGCACCACAACATGGCGTCCATCGCCTCATCAGCGACCAGCGTGCTCATCGGTTACATCGCCGCGCACACGGACACGATCCGGCTCGGCGCCGGCGGGATCATGCTGCCGAACCACTCGCCGCTGGTGATCGCCGAGCAGTTCGGGACCCTCGCGACGCTCTTCCCCGGGCGCATCGACCTGGGGCTCGGGCGGGCGCCGGGCAGCGACCAGAACACGATGCTGGCGCTGCGGCGCAACCCGATGTCGGCCGACACGTTCCCGCAGGACGTCCAGGAGCTGCTGGGCTACCTGAGCGGCAAGACGCTGGTGCCCGGCGTGCAGGCGGTCCCCCGCGCGCCCGAGATCGTCCCGCTCTACATCCTCGGGTCGTCGCTGTTCGGCGCGCAGCTCGCGGCCCAGCTGGGCCTGCCGTACGCGTTCGCCTCGCACTTCGCGCCGACGCACCTGCACCAGGCCGTCGAGGTCTACCGGGAGACGTTCCAGCCGTCCGCGCAGCTCGAGCACCCGTACGTGATCGCGGGCGCCAACGTTTTCGCCGCCGACGACCACGACGTCGCCGAGCAGCAGATGAAGGTCGCCTACCGGGCGCGGACGCGGGCGATGATCTCGCGGGGCTCGGTCGGGCAGAACTTCACCGACGCCGAGATCGACGCGTTCCTGGCCTCACCGAACGGCCGCCAGCTCGCCGCGATGACCAAATACACCGCCACCGGTACGCCCGGAGAGGTCCGCGCGTACCTGGAGGACTTCGCGGCGTCCTGTGGCGCCGACGAGCTGATCGTCGCGCACTACGCCAACGACGTCGCCGACCGGGTGCGCTCGGTCGAGCTGACCGGCCAGGCGATGATCAAGGCCGGTACGCCCGCTTCCTAGGCGTACCGGCTCGGTGATCTCAGATCGCCGGGGTGTCCGACGGGCGCAGCGTGGCCCAGCCGTCGTCACGGGCGCGGGCGGCGGCCAGCAGGCCGCCGGCCGCGGCCGCATTGGTGATCTCGCCCCGCAGGACCATGGCCACGGCCTCGTCGAGGTCGCACCAGACGAGCTCGATGTCGGCTTCCTCGTCCTGGCGGTCGTGACGCTCGTCGTCGGGCACCGCCGAGAGCTCCCGGGCCAGGAAGATCCGGATCGTCTCGGCGCTGAAGCCCGGCGAGGTGTGCAGGTCGATGAGCAGGTCGAAGCGGGCGGCGTTGAGGTCCGCCTCCTCGGCCAGCTCCCGGGCCGCGGCGACGACCAGGTCCTCGCCGGCCACGTCACGCAGGCCGGCCGGCAGCTCCCAGAGCTTGCGGCCGACCGCGTGGCGGTACTGCTTGATCAGCGCGACGCGACCGACCTCGTCGAGGGCGACCACACCGACCGCGTTCTTGTTGAGCACGACGTCGCGCTTGGCGGTGCCCCCGCCGGGCATCGTCACCTCGTCGGTGTGCACCGAGAAGATCGGCCCGTCGTAGCGCTCGGTGCGCGACAACGTCTCGTGCTGAAAAGCGGTCATGACGCAGCGACCGCGGCCTTCTCGGCCTTGACGCCCTCGGCGACCTCGACCGGGAGCTCGTCGGCGGCGGCGTACTCGACCGCGGCCTTGACGAACGCCGCGAACAGCGGGTGCGCCCGGGTCGGCCGGCTCTTGAGCTCCGGGTGGGCCTGGGTCGCGACGAAGAACGGGTGCTTGTCGCGGTCCAGCTCGATGAACTCGACCAGGCGCCCGTCGGGCGACGTGCCCGAGAACGTCAGGCCGGCCTTGGCCAGCCGGTCGCGGTAGGCGTTGTTGACCTCGTAGCGGTGGCGGTGGCGCTCGGAGATCTCGGTGCTCTCGTACGCCTCCGCGACGACCGAACCCTCGACCAGCTTCGCGGGGTACGCGCCGAGGCGCATCGTGCCGCCCAGGTCGCCCTTGCCCGCGACGATGTCCTGCTGGTCGGCCATGGTGGAGATGACCGGGTGCGGTGCCTTCTCGTCGAATTCGAGGGAGTTGGCGCCCTCGAGGCCCGCCATGTTGCGCGCGGCGTCGATGGTCATGCACTGCAGGCCCAGGCAGAGGCCGAGGATCGGGATGCCGTTCTCCCGCGCGTACCGGGAAGTGTTGATCTTGCCCTCGATCCCGCGGATGCCGAAGCCGCCGGGGATGACGATGCCGTCGACGCCCTTGAGGGCGGCGGCGGCACCGGCCGGGGTGTCGCAGTCGTCGCTGGGCACCCAGCGCAGCTGGACCCGGGCGTGGTTGGCGAAGCCGGCCGCCCGGATCGCCTCGCTCACCGACAGGTACGCGTCCGGCAGGTCGACGTACTTGCCGACCAGCGCGACCGTGATCGTGCGGCGCGGGTGGTGCACCCGCTCGAGCAGGTCGTCCCAGCTCGACCAGTCCACGTCGCGGAACGACAGGCCCAGCCGGCGCACGACGTACGCGTCCAGGCCCTCGCGGTGCAGCACCTTGGGGATGTCGTAGATGCTCGGGGCGTCCGGGCAGGCCACGACGGCCTCGCGGTCGACGTCGCAGTAGAGCGACAGCTTGTGCTTGAGCTTCTCGGGGATCTCGCGGTCGCTGCGGCAGACCAGCGCGTCGGGCTGGATACCGATGTTGCGCAGGGTGGCCACCGAGTGCTGGGTCGGCTTGGTCTTCAGCTCGCCCGACGGCGCCAGGTACGGCACCAGCGAGACGTGCAGGTAGAAGACGTGGTCGCGGCCGATCTCGTGGCGGACCTGGCGGATCGCCTCGAGGAACGGCAGCGACTCCATGTCACCGACGGTCCCGCCGACCTCGGTGATCACCACGTCCGGGGTGCGGCCGTACTCGTCGGGATCGGCCATCGCGAAGATGCGCTCTTTGATCTCGTTGGTGATGTGCGGGATGACCTGCACGGTGTCGCCCAGGTATTCGCCGCGGCGCTCCTTGGCGATCACCGACGAGTAGATCTGCCCGGTGGTGACGTTGGCCTTGCCGGCCAGTGCCCGGTCCAGGAACCGCTCGTAGTGCCCGACGTCGAGGTCGGTCTCGGCACCGTCCTCGGTCACGAAGACCTCGCCGTGCTGGAACGGGTTCATCGTGCCGGGGTCGACGTTCAGATAAGGGTCGAGCTTCTGCATGACGACCCGCAGCCCGCGTGCGGTCAACAGATTGCCGAGGCTGGAGGCGGTGAGGCCCTTGCCCAGCGAGGAGGCGACGCCCCCGGTGACGAAGATGTGCCGCGTCTCGCGTGCTGTTGCTGCCAAGGCCTGCTCCCGTGGTCGGTCAGAAACGATCGTGCAGACCGGCGCGTTTCATCGCACCATCCACGGGATTCCACGGTAACACCATCGCCGGGCGACGCACGTTCGGGCTGCTCGTCACGCGTGTCCCCCTCAGCCACCCCGGACAGTCACGCCCGTTTTGTCGTTCACCTCGGCCAGGATGGGGCGCATGGACAGCCCCGGTCCGCCGGGGCCGTCGGTCTCGCCCTCCGGACGCGTACGGTCGGCCGCGTGCTCGAGCACCCGCAGCGTGGTGAGCACCGCCAGCGGCACCGCGACGGCCGCCGCCGCACCCGCGACCGCGAAGGCCGCCCCGCCGAGCACACCGGCGATCACCGTCGCCACGGTCGCGCCGGCCATGGCCGCGCGCAGCGCCGGATGCAGCCCGAAGACCCGGTTGAGACCGCCCCACGGCGAGAAACGGCAGAAGGCGAGCATCAGGACACCGATGAGCGCCAGCATCGTCAGCGGGCTGTCCAGGGCGTGGCCGTTGGACGTGGCGGCGCGCTGGATCGCCGGTCCGGCGGTGCCGTCGCCGAGCGCGGTCAGCGCCCGGCCCAGGCTCCCCTGCTCCTGCTCCGGGCGGCGCAGGTCCAGCACCGCAAAACCGATGGTCACGGCCAGCCCGGCGATCGCCGCCCAGGCGAACCGCGGGAAGGTCAGCCAGCCGCCGGTGCTGATCGCCGCGGCCACACACACCCCGGCGGTCACCGCGATCGCACCGACCGCGTCCGCACCCAGGTACGGGCTGCCGACCATCACCACACCGAAGCCGCCGATGAGCACCACGACGGCCGGGCGCCACGGGCGGCGTACCCACTGGGCCAGGCAGCCGGCGACGGTCAGGATGCCCGCGACGAAGACACCGAGGCCGACGCTGCCCACGCCCGAATACCGGGCGCCCTCGATCGCCGAATAGCCGGCGACCCCGTTGAGCTGCAGCTGAGCCCCGGTCAGCAGATCCACCCCGACCACCGTGGCGCACACGGCCGAGATCAACCCCATCGGCCACAAGGTACGCGGATAGCGCGGCGCGAACCGCACAGCGGCGGTCCCGACGGCGACCAGCCCGAACGTCAGCAACGCGAAGACGATGCCCGGCCGGCTCGCCCGCCACCACGGCGCCGCATCGGCGAGCAGCGCGGCCGGGATCGCCAGCGCCGCCGCGATGAGCAGCACCTCGACGCCGCGTACGAGCCACCGCGCCGCCGCGGCGGGCCCGGTCGGCCCGGCATGCCGCCGCGCCCTGATCATCAACGGCACGACCAGCAGGAACACCGCGAGTTGGGCGGCGGCGAGACCGGTGAAGAACGTCCCGGCGATGCCGAGCTGGGCACCGGCCCGCTTGTCCTGGTTGTGGTCACCGAGCATGGCGTCGGCGGGGTTCGCGGGGCGCCCGAGGGCTGAGAAGGCGCTGTGCCCGCTGAACAGGTTGTCCGGCGCGGGTCGGGACAGCGTGGTCAGCACGGTCGGAGCCAGGTCGACCAGCTGCAGGTAGCCGTCGCGGCCGGTGCCCGCGGAGGTCAGCCAGCCGCCCTGCCAGCCGGGCCCTTCGGCGATCGCCACGTGCAGACGTGAGGTGGTGTCGGTGTCGGACACGCCGGCGACCATGACCACCGAGCGTTCCGGCCTGGCCGCAACGATCCGCGCGAGGGTGGCGTCGGCCTGGGCGACCAGTGACTGCCGCGCCGGGCCCGAGCCGGTGACGGTG
Protein-coding regions in this window:
- the ald gene encoding alanine dehydrogenase, which codes for MKVGIPSEVKNNEFRVAITPAGVFELNRAGHEVFVQAGAGAGSSITDADYTAAGATILEGPDAVWATGDLILKVKEPIAEEYARMREGQLLFTYLHLAASKECTDALLDRRVTAIAYETVELPDRSLPLLAPMSEVAGRLAPQVGSYHLMRSGGGRGVLMGGVPGVYAAKVVVIGAGVSGMNAAAIALGMQAEVLVLDKNIARLRAADADYRGHLQTIASNAYEIEKAVIDADLVIGAVLVPGAKAPNLISNDLVSRMKPGSVLVDIAIDQGGCFEDSRPTTHADPVYKVHESMFYCVANMPGAVPHTSTYALTNVTLPYALELANLGWRDAIKADPALALGLNTHDGHVTYGPVAEAHGMQALSLAEVLS
- a CDS encoding site-specific tyrosine recombinase XerD; protein product: MLRRAVQTYLDHLTVERGLSRNTLASYRRDLDRYLETLEAADVTELSAVTEAEVFSHLSQLRTGSPEHPALSTASAARAMSAVRGLHRFAAREGIVAHDVTRDVKPPAPPKRLPKALDVDQVTRLLEVPTSLRDKALLEFLYGTGARISEAVGLAVDDLSFEGDPAVTLHGKGGRTRLVPLGRYARTALEAYLVQQRPELASKGRGTPAVFLNQRGGPLSRQSAWTILHRAAEAAGLPVEGPHAVSPHTLRHSYATHLLDGGADVRVVQELLGHASVTTTQVYTLVTVDRLREVYATSHPRAR
- a CDS encoding YdcF family protein — encoded protein: MPTASLLLVFGRGLTCADDRFSLTASSSARVRAAAAYARAHAFAGRIVFTGGWAEACEGAPEPPDGSREGDLMLREAQAAGLDRFAELRAETRSRSTLENLLHTVEDGLLDGHVFTPAQPLGLVTHAWHLPRVRFLAGKVLGLRGPALLGVPVTENDQAGARRGERAVHLAARLGLLGTRDADRLLRRERRMVALLRGLSAS
- a CDS encoding ParA family protein translates to MSGNHDRAEAWTSALRDQQSSLDLGADLGPADPTAYTMRRPIPEPMPTDRHGPARIIALANQKGGVGKTTTTINLGAALAEYGRKVLLVDFDPQGACSVGLGVNPHNLDLSIYNLLMQDDVTAEDVIIKTDVAGLHLLPANIDLSAAEIQLVNEVAREMALARVLRTVRKEYDFILIDCQPSLGLLAINALTIAHGVLIPLECEFFSLRGVALLLDTIDKVRERLNFDLELEGILATMYDSRTTHCRQVLQRVVEAFGDKVYQTVITKTVKFPESTVAGAPITSLDPASSGARNYRQLAREVIAAKDERG
- a CDS encoding transglutaminase-like domain-containing protein, with product MTGTIDYAAAGPLTTISATHAAGLDDLPATGFEICNLVRHLVIQPHDAQKLGIVENRFAENQLRSTDSIVGALLALNPAPLTVAREPAQRVIGTCRHFAVLAGALLRYRGIPAKVRCGFGTYFQAGKGLDHWVTEYRENDRWVRIDPETLGSSLVPNPGDLAEGEFLTGGEAWIAFREGRIDAMQFGVPGTENFGPGEIRGNAIRDLACLNKVEMLPWDEWGRMTDSYQGKTGADYDELMDTIATVCAGNDEDAAANLYAAQDLTVPASLLP
- a CDS encoding glycosyltransferase family 2 protein translates to MILLFPVYQPSDRLPSLLTELRAAAPEADLLVVDDGSGPPSTQVLETSETLGATVLRHDRNRGKGEALKTGFRYAAEHRPGQTVVCADADGQHSVEDILRVAARAAETGHIVLGVRQFEDDVPLRSKFGNAVTQTLFRAATGRPVQDTQTGLRAFPADQLEWLLTVQGERFEYEMSVLIEAVRTGRPMDEVVIDTTYLKDNASSHFGALSDSARIYWPLLRSLALSLRAPSRR